A genome region from Setaria italica strain Yugu1 chromosome III, Setaria_italica_v2.0, whole genome shotgun sequence includes the following:
- the LOC101761996 gene encoding uncharacterized protein LOC101761996, with amino-acid sequence MEVQSNRLFSIPDWVVLDHQIFPKDLDSFRNNVVTSAEVCASNSELVRVSFILSALPGTSRLCVHLKEGHELSCLDTVVAAHGKAVLFRLKVDFEGLTGKAIDYFIYWAYTSGPKLSLVPRYYSTVKEIAAAEEGSWRRRLRYRMANYRGIGLLLTGDSEEFVVAELRLNLSKLEDDVDAPLEGELFRLRSDGAGAAGEWEVKNTSVRDGKPTFRDIHGWWEAHKVVPYARYLCWVDYYRGVIFCDVNNDNPELQYLALPVGYVLPGYPVPFRSVLPQVFRAVCITKDETMKFINVVHDDSFPMVSAGSSFTIVISTLVHDYDEMRWQEDLKIESHELWEMEGYDDQLPRIAPLFPLMSVDNPNIIYFVLRERKTLDAGAKTCVVTLDMVNKKVLSYKDIKAIPEEDPVMASYNIFLNVPFFPSEFSKHLQKAAPMKKKESQEVIGC; translated from the exons ATGGAAGTCCAATCGAATCGTCTCTTTTCCATCCCTGACTGGGTGGTTCTGGATCATCAAATCTTCCCCAAGGACCTCGACTCCTTTCGCAACAACGTGGTGACATCTGCAGAAGTATGCGCTAGCAATAGCGAACTGGTTCGCGTCTCCTTCATTCTTAGTGCGCTGCCGGGTACATCCCGTCTATGCGTGCACCTCAAGGAGGGGCACGAGCTGTCCTGCTTGGACACTGTGGTGGCGGCCCACGGCAAGGCCGTCCTCTTCCGACTGAAGGTCGACTTTGAGGGGCTGACGGGCAAGGCGATTGACTACTTCATCTACTGGGCCTACACCTCTGGCCCCAAGCTCTCACTGGTCCCGCGCTACTACTCGACAGTAAAGGAGATTGCAGCAGCAGAGGAGGGATCCTGGAGGAGAAGGCTACGGTATCGTATGGCAAACTATAGAGGTATTGGCCTCTTGCTCACTGGCGATTCAGAAGAATTCGTGGTGGCTGAGCTCCGTCTTAATCTTTCCAAGCTTGAAGACGATGTAGATGCACCTCTGGAAGGTGAGCTATTCAGGCTCCGCTCGGATGGGGCAGGCGCTGCTGGCGAGTGGGAGGTTAAGAACACGAGCGTCCGTGATGGCAAGCCTACATTTCGTGACATTCATGGTTGGTGGGAAGCTCACAAGGTTGTTCCTTACGCCAGGTACCTGTGCTGGGTGGACTACTACAGGGGTGTGATCTTTTGCGATGTGAACAATGATAACCCTGAGCTTCAGTACCTCGCGTTGCCTGTGGGTTATGTTTTGCCTGGCTACCCTGTTCCCTTCCGCAGCGTATTGCCACAGGTATTCCGGGCTGTGTGCATCACCAAGGATGAAACAATGAAGTTCATCAATGTTGTCCATGATGACAGTTTCCCAATGGTATCTGCTGGTTCTAGTTTCACCATTGTTATCTCGACATTGGTGCATGACTATGATGAAATGAGGTGGCAGGAGGATCTCAAGATAGAGTCGCATGAGCTCTGGGAGATGGAAGGTTACGATGATCAGCTTCCACGCATTGCGCCGCTGTTCCCACTGATGAGTGTGGACAACCCCAACATCATCTACTTCGTGTTGAGGGAGAGGAAAACTCTTGATGCTGGTGCAAAGACTTGCGTGGTTACCCTGGACATGGTTAACAAGAAGGTGTTGTCATATAAAGATATCAAAGCCATCCCTGAAGAGGATCCCGTGATGGCCTCTTACAATATCTTCTTAAATGTGCCTTTCTTTCCTAGTGAATTCTCCAAGCACTTGCAAAAGGCTGCTCCAAT gaagaagaaagagagccAGGAAGTAATTGGCTGTTGA